The segment GTCCCTGTCTGCGGGCCGCATTCCCCACGCGATGGCTCGGCCGGGGCAGGGTGGACAGGGAACCGCCTCCGCCGAGACCACAGCGACGCGAGCCATGGGAGCGCCGTATCGGCCGGGCTGGGGACCACACGCCGCCAGAGCCTTATTGATGGCGGGTTCAAATGAAATTGCCGACAGGGCGAGGCCGCCTTCCGGCGCGCACCAGCAGGAACGCCCTCGCCCTAGGCTTGCGGGGCTCCGGTCGCCTTGGTCCTCCGTCGGGCCGGCGCCTTGGGCGGGGCGTGCCGCTCCAGCGGATGGCCGGTGCACTGGCGCGCGTAGTCGAGTATCAGCTCGGCGGCCTCGTCGGGGCCGATCAGCGGGTGCCGTGCCACGATCCGGTAGCCGTAGGCGTCTTCGAGGGCCACCAGGTTGCGCGAGATCGTCACGGAGTCCCCCGTGAGGGCGAACACGCCCTGTGCCGCACCCGTCTCCAGGACCAGCTGGTACATCGTCACCTGACGGTCGTAGAGAGCGGTGAGCAGGGTGGCGTACACCCGGTTGCGCCCCGCCGAGCCCCCCAGCTCGCACAGCAGCCGGACGTCGGCGTCGTCCGGACCCGACGGCAGCCCCGAGCGGATCGTGGTGATGAGCCGCTCCGCCGGGTCGGCGATCGCTGCGATCTTCTTCATGCGCAGGTCGTAGAAGCGCTCCATGCCCGCGTGGTGCGCCTCGAGCAGCAGGTCGTTCAAGTTGGGGTAGTGGTACAGGACCGCGCCCGAGGTCAGCCCGGCCACTTCGGCGACCTGGTTGAGGTGGACCCCGTCGGTGCCGTACAGCACCATCGCCTTTCGGGCCGCCTCGATGAGGTCCAGGCGCCGCTCTGTCTTCGGCTTGCGTGTGGCCATGCTTCATTCTCCGCTCTCCCTGACCCTTGACGGGGATGCTCCCATCCTATTTGAATCACCCTTCAGTTAGGGGGAGGCCCCCTTCTGAGCTCCAGGGAGCTGCCGTGGCCCGACAGTTGACGGTCCTGTTCATGCCGGAGAGCGCCTACGGGCCGACCAACAATTGCATCGGCGTCGGTGACGTGCTCCGCCGCCGAGGCCACCGGGTCGTGTTCGCCGCCGAGGCCTCGTGGAGGGGCAAGCTCGCCGCGCTCGGCTTCGAGGAGGACCTGGTGGAGCTCGCGCCTCCGGCCGAGGACGCCGAGGAGCAGGACGCCGGACAGTTCTGGAAGGACTTCATCCGCAGCACCGCACCGGAGTTCCGCAAACCGACCTTCGAGCAGCTCGACACCTGGGTCAAACCGGTCTGGGAGGAACTGGTGGCCGGCGCGAAGTACTGCGAGCCGCAGCTCAAGGCGATCATCGACAGGGTGAAGCCCGACGTCATCGTGGAGGACAACGTGGTGGCGTTCCCCGCGCTGACCACGGCCGG is part of the Kitasatospora cineracea genome and harbors:
- a CDS encoding TetR/AcrR family transcriptional regulator: MATRKPKTERRLDLIEAARKAMVLYGTDGVHLNQVAEVAGLTSGAVLYHYPNLNDLLLEAHHAGMERFYDLRMKKIAAIADPAERLITTIRSGLPSGPDDADVRLLCELGGSAGRNRVYATLLTALYDRQVTMYQLVLETGAAQGVFALTGDSVTISRNLVALEDAYGYRIVARHPLIGPDEAAELILDYARQCTGHPLERHAPPKAPARRRTKATGAPQA